A segment of the Bradyrhizobium sp. CCBAU 53340 genome:
TGCACGCAGCGCGGCCTCGATGCTGGGCGCGATCTCGACGCGCATGCCGAGGCTGCGGACGGCATCCGCAAGGCGATCCACCGGCATCGCATTCTCGGTATCGGGGATCGGCACCGCGATGATGTGACGGGTGAGGCCCGCGAAATTGGCCAGAAAGGCCTTCGCATCCTTGTTGGCCATCATGCCTGCAATGACGACCAGCGGCCGCGACACGCGTTCTTCGAGATCGCCGAGCGCGGCGGCGGCGACGCGGCCGCCTTCGGCATTGTGGCCGCCGTCGAGCCAGATCTCTGACCCCTGCGGTCCGAGAGCGAGCAACTCGCCCGAGGTGAGGCGCTGCATCCGCGCCGGCCATTCGGCACCGACGATGCCGGCCTCGAACGCCGCCTGGTTGACCTTGAATGTCGGAATCGCGCGCAATGTCGCAATCGCAAGGCCGGCATTGTCGAACTGGTGGCGGCCGAACAGGCGCGGCGCCGCGAGATCCATCAGGCCGCGCTCGTCGGAATAGACCAGGCGGCCGTGCTCGACATTGACGTGCCAATTTTCGTTCGCGGCAAACAGCGGCGCGCGCATCTGCTTGGCCTGCGCCTCGATCACGGCCATCGCCTCGCCCGTCTGCTCGGCACAAATCAACGGCACGCCGCGCTTGATGATCGCGGCCTTCTCGCCGGCGATCGAGGCCAGCGTGTCGCCGAGGAAATCCATGTGATCCATGCTGACTGGCGTGATCACGCAGGCCGCGGGCGTATCGACCACATTGGTCGAATCAAGCCGGCCGCCGAGGCCGACTTCGAGCAGCACCGCATCGGCAGGATTTTGCGCGAACAGATGGAAGGCGGCCGCGGTCTTCAGCTCGAACACGGTCGCGGGCTCGCCGGCATTGACGCGCTCGACCTCTTCCAGCGCCGCGCGCAATTCGTCATCGGAGACGAGCACACCGCCGCCGACGCGGCCAAGGCGGAAACATTCGTTGATGCGGACGAGATAGGGCGAGGTGTAGGCGTGCACGCGCAGGCCCGCGGCCTCGAGCGTGGCGCGCAAGTACGCCACCGTCGAGCCCTTGCCGTTGGTGCCGGCGACATGGATCACCGGCGGCAGCTTGCGTTCGGGGTGACCAAGCCGCTCAAGCAGGCGGTGCATCCGCTCGAGCCCGAGATCGATGCGCTTCTGATGCAGGGCCGACAGCCGCCCGATCAGTTGATCGAGCGACGCCTTTGAGCTGTCGGGAGATGCGTTCACGCGTGGGGCGCGGCCGGCGCCGTTTCAGCCGCCGAGACGATCTGCGCCGGGGTCGTCACCGGCTGGACCGATTTCGAGGCTCCATCAAGCGCCGGCGCCTTGGTCAGCAGGCGGCACAGCCGCGCCAGGGTCGGACGCAGCTCGTGGCGGTGCACGACCATGTCGACCATGCCGTGCTCTTTCAGATATTCGGCGCGCTGGAAACCTTCAGGCAGCTTTTCGCGAATGGTCTGCTCGATCACGCGCGCACCGGCAAAGCCGATCAGCGCGCCGGGCTCGGCGATCTGAACGTCACCGAGCATCGCGTAGGACGCGGTGACGCCGCCGGTGGTCGGGTTGGTGAGCACGACGATGTAAGGCTGCTTGGCTTCACGCAGCATCTGCACGGCAACGGTGGTGCGCGGCATCTGCATCAGCGACAGAATGCCTTCCTGCATGCGCGCGCCGCCCGAGGCGGCGAACACGATGAAGGGCGACTTCTTCTCGACGGCAAGCTCGAGCCCACGGACGATGGCTTCGCCTGCGGCCATGCCGAGCGAGCCGCCCATGAAGTCGAAGTCCTGCACGGCGACGACGACGCCGGCACCTTCGAGCTTGCCGTAGCCGACCTTGATCGCATCGTTCAGATTGGTGCGCGCCCGCGCATCCTTGATGCGATCGACGTACTTCTTCTCGTCGCGGAACTTGAGCGGATCGGGCGTGACCTCGGGCAGCGCGACATCGAACCAGGTTTCGTTGTCGAAGATCGACTTCAACCGCGCCACCGCGCCCATGCGCATGTGGTAGTTCGAGCCGGGAATGACGAACTGGTTGGCCTCGACGTCCTTGTAGAACACGAGCTGTCCGGAATCCGGGCACTTGATCCACAGGTTCTCCGGCGTCTCCCGCCGCAGCATGTTGCGGATTTTCGGCCGGACCACATTGGTAAGCCAGTTCATGGTTTGCTCCGATGTGCGACCCCGCTGGGGACCGCCTGAAAGGATATATGGCGGCCGGGCCTTTGCCCGGCAAGCCGCCGTGTCGTCCGCGTTAGAGCATGATCCGGAAAAGTGTGAAGCGGTTTTTCCGACAAGATCATGCTCAAACTAGAGAGCTAAAGCGGAATTATGGCCTATTCGGCCGCTTGTTTCGCAGCCTTGACGCCCTGGGCCAGAGCCGCCGTCAGCTCAGCCACGGCGTTAACGGTTTTGGCGGTCGCGCGGCCCTCAGCGTCGAGGCTGTTCTTGAGCGCATCGACCAGGGCCGTGCCGACCACCGAACCATCGGCCTTCTCTGCAATGGCGCGCGCCGCCTCCGGCGTGCGGATGCCAAAACCGACGCAGACCGGCAGCTGGGTGTGCCGCTTGATGCGCGCGACGGCTTCACCGACGGCATTCGCATCCGCTGCCGCCGCACCGGTGATACCGGCGATGGAGACGTAATAGACGAAGCCCGACGTGTTCGAGAGCACCGCAGGCAGGCGCTTGTCGTCGGTGGTCGGGGTCGCCAGACGAATGAAGTTGAGGCCGGCCTTCATCGCGGGCAGGCACAGCTCATCGTCTTCCTCCGGCGGCAAATCGACGATGATCAGGCCGTCGACGCCAGCGCTCTTGGCATCGACGAGGAATTTATCGACACCGTAGATGTAGATCGGATTGTAATAGCCCATCAGCACGATCGGCGTCGCATCGTCGTCCTTGCGGAAGCCACGCACGAGCTCGATCGTCTTCTTCAGCGTCATGCCGGCCTTGAGCGCGCGAAGCCCCGCGGCCTGGATCGACGGGCCGTCGGCCATCGGATCGGTGAAGGGCATGCCGATCTCGATCACATCGGCGCCGGACTTCGGCAGCGCCTTGACGATCTCAAGCGAGGTCGCGGGATCGGGATCACCGGCCATCAGGAAGGTCACGAAGGCCGAGCGGCCCTGCTTCTTCAGCTCGGCAAAGCGGGTATCGATACGCGTGGTCACTTCTTGCCCCTCAGGATGTCGCCGACCTGCGGGACGTCCTTGTCGCCGCGGCCGGAGAGATTGACGACCATCAGGTGGTCTTTCGGCCGCTTCGGCGCGAGCTCCATCACTTTGGCGATGGCGTGCGCGGGCTCGAGCGCGGGAATGATGCCTTCGAGCCTGGAGAGCTGCTGGAACGCGGCAAGCGCCTCGTCATCGGTCGCGGAGAGATAATTGACGCGGCCGACCTCGTGCAGCCAGGAGTGCTCG
Coding sequences within it:
- the accD gene encoding acetyl-CoA carboxylase, carboxyltransferase subunit beta produces the protein MNWLTNVVRPKIRNMLRRETPENLWIKCPDSGQLVFYKDVEANQFVIPGSNYHMRMGAVARLKSIFDNETWFDVALPEVTPDPLKFRDEKKYVDRIKDARARTNLNDAIKVGYGKLEGAGVVVAVQDFDFMGGSLGMAAGEAIVRGLELAVEKKSPFIVFAASGGARMQEGILSLMQMPRTTVAVQMLREAKQPYIVVLTNPTTGGVTASYAMLGDVQIAEPGALIGFAGARVIEQTIREKLPEGFQRAEYLKEHGMVDMVVHRHELRPTLARLCRLLTKAPALDGASKSVQPVTTPAQIVSAAETAPAAPHA
- the trpA gene encoding tryptophan synthase subunit alpha; translation: MTTRIDTRFAELKKQGRSAFVTFLMAGDPDPATSLEIVKALPKSGADVIEIGMPFTDPMADGPSIQAAGLRALKAGMTLKKTIELVRGFRKDDDATPIVLMGYYNPIYIYGVDKFLVDAKSAGVDGLIIVDLPPEEDDELCLPAMKAGLNFIRLATPTTDDKRLPAVLSNTSGFVYYVSIAGITGAAAADANAVGEAVARIKRHTQLPVCVGFGIRTPEAARAIAEKADGSVVGTALVDALKNSLDAEGRATAKTVNAVAELTAALAQGVKAAKQAAE
- a CDS encoding folylpolyglutamate synthase/dihydrofolate synthase family protein; its protein translation is MNASPDSSKASLDQLIGRLSALHQKRIDLGLERMHRLLERLGHPERKLPPVIHVAGTNGKGSTVAYLRATLEAAGLRVHAYTSPYLVRINECFRLGRVGGGVLVSDDELRAALEEVERVNAGEPATVFELKTAAAFHLFAQNPADAVLLEVGLGGRLDSTNVVDTPAACVITPVSMDHMDFLGDTLASIAGEKAAIIKRGVPLICAEQTGEAMAVIEAQAKQMRAPLFAANENWHVNVEHGRLVYSDERGLMDLAAPRLFGRHQFDNAGLAIATLRAIPTFKVNQAAFEAGIVGAEWPARMQRLTSGELLALGPQGSEIWLDGGHNAEGGRVAAAALGDLEERVSRPLVVIAGMMANKDAKAFLANFAGLTRHIIAVPIPDTENAMPVDRLADAVRSLGMRVEIAPSIEAALRALSKLAYEVPPRILITGSLYLAGHVLGLNGTPPA